The region TACCGTGGCAGGCGCCCCGGGATGCCACCAAGCCGGGCAGTCCCTGCCCACAACTGCCATCGTCCTACGCGGACGTGAGTAGCGTCGACGAGGACTGTCTGTTCCTCAACATCACCGCGCCGCGAGACGCGTACCGGGGTGCTCACAAGCCCGTGCTGGTGTGGATCCACGGCGACGGTGCGGTCGGGGCCGGGCACTTCTTCGACGCCGACCGGCTGGCTGCCGACGGCGACAGTGTCGTCGTCACCATCAACTACCGGCTCGGCGTGTTCGGTGGCTTCGGCCTGCCGGGACTCGCCGGCAGTGGGACCTTCGGCCTCCAGGACCAGCAGGCGGCGCTGCGCTGGGTACGGCGCAACATCGCCGCCTTTGGTGGTGACCCGGGCAACGTGACCCTCTTCGGGGTCTCCTACGGGGCAACGGCCACCACCGCACACCTGACCGCACCGGGATCGGCGGGCCTGTTCGACCGGGCCATCGTCGAAAGCGGTTTCGCCCTGATGGACATGCCGGCCGAGTCGATGCACCCGGGCGGCGAGGCGCTGCCCTGGTGGGCTTGGCGGCCGGAAGCGGAAGTCGCCGAGATCGGTGCCTGGGTGGCCGGGGAACTCGGCTGTGACCCGAGCGAGCCGGCCCAGGCCGTGGCCTGCCTGCGTACCCTGCCAGTCGAAAGGCTGCTGGAGTTTCCGCAGGTGATGAACATTTTCCAGAGCATGGCGTACGGCGGTCAGACCCTGCCGGACCTGCCGGCGCAGGCATTGCGGGCCGGTCGGTTCCACCGGGTCCCGGTCATCTCCGGGGCCACCCGCGACGAGCACCGTACCTTCGTCGGGATGTTCCGGGTGCTCGCCGGCCATCCGGTTTCCGCTGCGGACTATCCGAAGTTGCTGGCCCAGGCGTTCGGATCAGAGCAGGTTCCGGCGATCATGCTGAACTATCCGTTGACCGATGCTGAGTCGCCCAGCCTGACCTGGGCCCGGGTCCTCACCGACCGGCTCTGGGCGAAGTCCACCTTCGAACAGAACCAGTTGTTCGCCACCAGGATGCCGACCTACGCCTACGAGTTCGCCGACCCGTTCCCGCCGGTCTCCCTGCCGTTCCCGCCGGACTTCCCGCCGGGCGCCTACCACGCCGCGGACACGTCGTACGTCTTCCGGGACGAGCAGTTCACCTCGGCCGCCAGCCTCGAACAGCTCCGGCTCTCCGATCGGATGATCAGCTACTGGAGCAACTTCGCCCGTACCGGTGATCCGAACGGTCCCGGCCTGCCCCGCTGGTCGCGGTTCGACGGTCGCCAGCCGGTGCCGTACGTCCAGTCGTTGGCCCCCGGCTGCATCGGGGCAGTCGACTACGCGGCGGAGCATCGCCTGGCCTTCTGGACCAGCCAGCACCAGCCCGCCACGGCCGCCAGCCAGCACCGGCCCGCCACGGCCGCCAGCCCGCACCAGCCCGCCAGCTAGCTCTACGGTCGGTCCCGGTCCAGCCGCTCGGTGATCCGGGCGGCTGGTGCCGGCATGCCCAGATGCCAGCCCTGGCCGGCGTCACAACCGATGGCCCGGAGGCGCTCGACCTGGTTGGCGGTCTCCACCCCCTCGGCGGTGACGGTCAGACCGAGGGCGTGCCCGAGCGAGACCATGGTCGCCAGGATGCGCTCGTCGACGTGGCTCGCCGGATCGTCCGCCGGCGCGCGTAGACCCGCCACGAAGGACCCGGCCACCTTCAGCTCGTTGACCGGCAGGTCCCGCAGGTAGGCGAGGTTGGAGTAGCCGGTGCCGAAGTCGTCGATGGCGATCCGCACCCCGAGGTCGGCCAGGGTACGCAGGGCGTGCACCGGCTCTCCCGCGGTGCTCATCATCGCGCTTTCGGTGATCTCCAGTTGCAGCCGTTCAGGGGGTAGCCCGGTCTGTTCCAGCACCCGGACGACCTCGTTCACCAGCCCGGGATCGTGCACCTGCCGTACGGCCAGGTTGACGCTGACGAACGGGGGCGGGCCGTATCGGCTGGTCCAGCCGCTCGCCTCCCGGCAGGCTTCGGCGAGCACCCAGCCGCCGAGCCGGACGATGAACCCGGTCTCCTCGGCCAGCGCGATGAAGGCGTCCGGCCGGAGCAGACCCAGTTCGGGATGCCGCCAGCGGATGAGCACCTCGACCCCGAGCACCCCACCGTCGGTGAGCGAGGCCAGCGGCTGGTAGTCGAGGAAGAACTCGCCCCGGTCCAGGGCGTCGGGCATCGCCGCGGAGAGCGCGTACCGGAGTTGTTCCTGCTCGTTGCGTTTGGTGTCGAACACCTCGCACCGTCCCCGCCCGGCGGTCTTGGCCCAGCGTAGGGTGACGTCCGCCGCCCGCATGATCTCGGTTGGGGTGGCGTCGTCGACCGGTCGTTCGACGATGCCGACGCTCGCGGTGACACTGAGCAGATGACCATCCACGTACGACGGTTCGCGGCTGGCGGCCAGGGCACGTTCGGCCACCGTCAACATGTGGGCGGTGCCGGTGGACTCCTCGACGAGGATGGCGAACTTGTCGCCGCCCAACCGGGCGACGACATGCTCGCCCACGTCGCGGCGTAGCCGCTCGGCGACCGCCACCAGGAGCCGGTCACCGACCTGGTGGCCCCGGGTGTCGTTGATCTCCTTGAACCGGTCGAGGTCGACGAAGCAGACACCCACGCGTGCGTCCGTTCGGAGTGGCCGGGCGATCACGGCGGCGAGCCGGTCGGTGAAGAGCGCCCGGTTGGGCAGGTCGGTGAGTGGATCGTGGGTGGCCTGATGTCGGAACCGGGACTCGCTGTCCCGCAGCGCCTGCTCGGCGTGCTCCCGGGCGACCATCCCGGCCTGCCGGATGGACTCCTGTTCGTCGAGGGTACGGTCGCGTAGTGCGCGGGCGTATCCGGTCGCGATGCTGGCCAGTAGCCGGGCCAACCGGTCCTCGATGTCCTCTCCGGAGAGACCGAGGTCGCGCAGCAGTCGCAGGTGGATGATCTCGATGGTGCGGCCGAGTCCTTCGGCGGAGGCGATGTGGTGGGTGACGAGGTCGGTGCCGACCTTGATGCCGACCCGGGGGTCGAATGGTTCGGCGTGCAGTGACCGCGCCAGCCGGATGGTCAGCCGGCGGAGAAAGGCTTCAAGCTGGGCCGGGGTCATCGGGATGTAGCTGGTGTCGTCCACCGCCTTGCCCCAGGCGCGGGCGAAGGCGCTCGCCCCGGGCTGTACCGAGGCCGTGGTCCGTTTCTGGTCAGTCACCGAGCCGGCCCACTCCACCGAGGAAGGCGGCACGCTCGGCGTGCTCCGCGCCCTCCGGGCAGTCGGACCGCCACTGCGGTACCCATACCAGGCCAGGCTCGACCAGGTCGAAGCCGTCGAAGAACTTGCCGATCTCGGTTCGACCACGGGGGGCCAGGTGGTTGTCGGTACGTTGGTAGACCGTCTCGGCATCGCGCCGTTCCGTGTTGGTCCGACCGTCGTCGCTGGCCTGGGAGAGGACCAGGTAACTGCCGCGTACGAGGGTCCGCCGGATGGTGCGTAGGAGACCGGCCGGGTCGTCGGCGTCGGGGATGAAGTGCAGGACCGCGACGACCAGGACCGCGATGGGCTGGTCGAAGTCGAGCAGCCCGCGTACGTCCGGATGGGTCAGGATGTGGTCGACGCGACGTAGATCCTCGTGGATCACCGTCGCCCGGTCGTTGCCGCGCAGGATCTGCCGGCTGTGCGCCACCGCCACCGGATCGATGTCAACGTATACCACCCGGGCTTCCGGGGTCACCTGTTGGGCGATCTCGTGCACGTTGCCGACCGTGGGGATCCCGGAGCCGATGTCGAGGAACTGTCGGATGCCGGCCTTGACCAGGTATTGCACGGTCCGGCGCAGGAAGGCCCGGTTGGCCTGGGCCATCAGGGGTGCATCGGGAACCGCGTCGATCAGCACCTGCGCGGTGCTTCGATCGACCGCGAAGTTGTGCGAACCGCCCAGGTAGTAGTCGTACATGCGGGCCACGCTGGGCCGCTCGATGTCGATCTTCTCCGGTGCCCAGTCCGGCCGCTGCATAGCTGCCCCTTTTGCGCGG is a window of Micromonospora polyrhachis DNA encoding:
- a CDS encoding carboxylesterase/lipase family protein, encoding MTVTGYRSALAAVLAGLIVTTTATAATAATATAATVTAATGIEGDRMESNDSIVVRTEGGPVRGWRTGEHRKFQGIPYAAPPTGELRWRAPQPVVPWQAPRDATKPGSPCPQLPSSYADVSSVDEDCLFLNITAPRDAYRGAHKPVLVWIHGDGAVGAGHFFDADRLAADGDSVVVTINYRLGVFGGFGLPGLAGSGTFGLQDQQAALRWVRRNIAAFGGDPGNVTLFGVSYGATATTAHLTAPGSAGLFDRAIVESGFALMDMPAESMHPGGEALPWWAWRPEAEVAEIGAWVAGELGCDPSEPAQAVACLRTLPVERLLEFPQVMNIFQSMAYGGQTLPDLPAQALRAGRFHRVPVISGATRDEHRTFVGMFRVLAGHPVSAADYPKLLAQAFGSEQVPAIMLNYPLTDAESPSLTWARVLTDRLWAKSTFEQNQLFATRMPTYAYEFADPFPPVSLPFPPDFPPGAYHAADTSYVFRDEQFTSAASLEQLRLSDRMISYWSNFARTGDPNGPGLPRWSRFDGRQPVPYVQSLAPGCIGAVDYAAEHRLAFWTSQHQPATAASQHRPATAASPHQPAS
- a CDS encoding putative bifunctional diguanylate cyclase/phosphodiesterase, producing the protein MEWAGSVTDQKRTTASVQPGASAFARAWGKAVDDTSYIPMTPAQLEAFLRRLTIRLARSLHAEPFDPRVGIKVGTDLVTHHIASAEGLGRTIEIIHLRLLRDLGLSGEDIEDRLARLLASIATGYARALRDRTLDEQESIRQAGMVAREHAEQALRDSESRFRHQATHDPLTDLPNRALFTDRLAAVIARPLRTDARVGVCFVDLDRFKEINDTRGHQVGDRLLVAVAERLRRDVGEHVVARLGGDKFAILVEESTGTAHMLTVAERALAASREPSYVDGHLLSVTASVGIVERPVDDATPTEIMRAADVTLRWAKTAGRGRCEVFDTKRNEQEQLRYALSAAMPDALDRGEFFLDYQPLASLTDGGVLGVEVLIRWRHPELGLLRPDAFIALAEETGFIVRLGGWVLAEACREASGWTSRYGPPPFVSVNLAVRQVHDPGLVNEVVRVLEQTGLPPERLQLEITESAMMSTAGEPVHALRTLADLGVRIAIDDFGTGYSNLAYLRDLPVNELKVAGSFVAGLRAPADDPASHVDERILATMVSLGHALGLTVTAEGVETANQVERLRAIGCDAGQGWHLGMPAPAARITERLDRDRP
- a CDS encoding SAM-dependent methyltransferase; its protein translation is MQRPDWAPEKIDIERPSVARMYDYYLGGSHNFAVDRSTAQVLIDAVPDAPLMAQANRAFLRRTVQYLVKAGIRQFLDIGSGIPTVGNVHEIAQQVTPEARVVYVDIDPVAVAHSRQILRGNDRATVIHEDLRRVDHILTHPDVRGLLDFDQPIAVLVVAVLHFIPDADDPAGLLRTIRRTLVRGSYLVLSQASDDGRTNTERRDAETVYQRTDNHLAPRGRTEIGKFFDGFDLVEPGLVWVPQWRSDCPEGAEHAERAAFLGGVGRLGD